The Nicotiana tabacum cultivar K326 chromosome 1, ASM71507v2, whole genome shotgun sequence genome segment attgatagagatgtgttggtaaatcaatatgaaacataaacagaagggattccatcaataggggaaatcactaccttagaaccttctcattattgttcacaacttaagcatatttagtttaCAACTGTTTATTGACTTTCAATCTTAGTTATTAAATATATCATCAACTGTTATTCACAACGTCTGGGGAAGCTGATTCTAAAGAATTTAGTAAGTCCaacgaaagtaattgataggttaattctctgtggattcgactctgggcataaatactcaggttatatttgcaacgtccgcattgtccttttataaggcatagttgggcgcgATCACAAATGGTCCACATAATTGGCATATTCACCTTTCAAATGATGCACATATACGTGATAAGGTGTCACTTGGGGTTGAAAACCCACTCGGACATTTTGGTAAGGTTAATTGATGTATTTAATACACCTCGGGTATTAAATCACCTAAGGTTAAAATGATGCATGGTCTTAAAAGGGTTTTGGTTTGGTTCTATCTTAGGCTGACTAAGAAAGGGTTTTGCTAGACTGGTCATCtcccaagcggacaacttgagagtGGAAAACCCGTGACTGTCggctgcaccgctgatcgacttaCCCACGAACTTTCCCCTAAAAGGTATTTTTTGAAAAGTGCACGACTGCAAACCACATAACCACTATGTGTGTGCTTTGTGTGAATTTTTCAGAAGTGGAGGAAGTGAAACAGAATAACAAATTATATAAAGTAATAGGAATATATGAACAACTCATATAAAGCAGTTTATCACACAAAGGCAATTCAAATAAgcataataaacaattaaaaacACACAAATTAATTAACCTAAGTTTGTTATGGTTTAGAACctagaatccccagcagagtcgccatgctgttaTACCCCATTTTAACACGAGTCAAATTAGAGTATAACATATTGGTAATTTTGCGGGTTTAATTAGTTAAAGAGAGCCGCCACCTAATTATTTTAACGGTGAATTAGGACACCAATTTTAGCTAAATAGTGCTTAAAATTAACTCTGTTCTATGGTCTACTTAACCTTTAAGGCTATGGATAAGGGTTCTAATTAATCTTATAGAGAAGGTATTAAGCACTCTATATGATCCATTAAATAATGGTTAACCGTCCAAACTTAGGTTAATTAAGGCTAAGGCTAAATATAAGTAATAAAAGGATTAGTAAATAATGAAATACTCAATTTTAGTAAGCACGCTGGTACTCGTTAAAATTTAACAGTGATTAAATCAAAAGACACACAATGAATTAGTTCCAAATGTataaagaaaatagaaatcaTAAGCATGTCAGGTGGGCGAATTATGTCTATTATTTGTATTGTTTAAAGAAAACTAATTTTTTACTAGAAGTAATTTGAAAGTCAAGGATATAAAAAAATCAACCGAACAAAAGAATGAATTTCAAATATTGTAGGTGACTTAGAAAACAAACTTGCATTGATTAGCACTtttataaaaaaaaggaaagtaaGCATGAAGTAAAGTAGAAATATTTTCCATGTGAAATATTAAGCTGATTTTAAAGGACTTTAATAGATTTAATATGACTAAATGTAACTAAATGTTAAATCTATCATTCCATACCTAACACCATGTTTTATATTAATAGATTGGGATTTTATTACTACTCAAATTAAGGCCTACTACCCAGATTAAGACTTGACTGTGATAAAACAAATAATCAAGACATACATATAAAATGTAGGTCATCAGAAAGTGTATCTTAAGCAAAAATAGATAGAATAATAAATAATCTTCTATTCAATTTAATTAGGAAGAAGAATCCTGCGGTTATGCTATTGGAGGAAGCCACGAGAGAGTAATGCTTGGTTCGGCTTTGACAGCGGTAGAGTCTCGCTTGAGACTCTTTGTTGCTCCGGCGTATATGGtatgcaaagaaaaagaaagtaaaaagaaCAAATTAACAGAGGACTTAAATCTTCAACAAGCATAAAGAGAATGAGACAATGAAGCTAGGCGAAGACAAAATTGCATTGAGTATGTATCCTAATTATTATAGAGATAAggaacaaatttaaaaaaaaaaaattcaaataggATACATGTTGCAAGTAAATGATGTTTTTATAAAACTTAAGAACGTAATATTTACCTAGCAAATATACTTGTAAGGATCTAAGAATGATCTTTAGCTACCACTCTAAGAAATACTATGggcatactatatatatatatgtcacttTAACATGCTTCCGATCAGTTGAGTCAAGCTACTGCTACTCCATATAATATTTAATTGATTAATTTAAAAGTAACAAGTTCTCTTAACAAGATCCATGTTCACATACTATTTAAAACAGTGAATCATTTTCTTAAACAATATTTTAGCAGAGTACTTCTTCCTTATGACATTTAAATAAGTAAATAGTGGCTAATCCATAAAAATTCATGGCCTACAAACATGGTTCTTAAATAGCTGAAAACGACATATTACCTAAAGGTTTAATAATAGGATGTACTATGAGCAAATTCCATATGCAAGTTCATATGAGAATGTAGTTAAACACATGTCATTCTTATTCAAACTTTCTATTGCCAGAATACGCAATGAACCACAAATCAtggtttttcaataaaataattcctaaagcatgatttctacatAGAAAGCAAGTCATATTCTTAAGCAAGCATTTATTCtggaactcaaaaataaaaattaaaaaaaaagggagaaggaAATTTTAAGGCTACAGACCTGCTTGGGGGCAGTGAACTGAGGGCGGCGTCAAGAAAATCTACTATCACCGGCTTTTGATCAACTTCGTTTGAAGATCGTCAAATACCGACATAAATAAATTGAAAGCTTTGGCATGGCTCTAGTTTTTGGGTAAAAGGGGCGGCTAAGGGCTTAAGGTTAAAGAAGGGGGCCGAAGCTTGTGGGTTTAAAGAGAGGTGCAACGGCTCCGAAAGCTCTTTTTTCCAATATATTTCAAATGCAAGTATTTATAGGTGAAGAAGTAGGGTTCATGGGCGGGATTTTTACCTCTAACGTTTGAAATTAAGAGCGTGAGGTTTCGAACAGTAAAATAGTCGTTCATCATTTAATGAGAAGATTTGTTTCAGATTTGCTTGAGACTTTGAGCAGATTTGTTTCAAATTAATACCCAAAATGGTTGGGATGTTGTgcagcaagaaaaagaaaaaatggagaaACTCCATGTGagcaaagagagagaaaagatcCCAATTTAGACTTCTTGGCATTGGATTTGAGGCGAGAATTCAttgtaattaaataaaaatttgaaatccAAAAGAGAGATACTTTAGTGATtttgaatttcaaaaaaaatttgaaaCGGTAGTGCTACCGTTCTACCGAAGCTTCACTAAATGGTGTGACATAATATCTGTCATAGAAATTTAAAGTAGGCAATATATTATGTTAATTGAAAAGACGACAATGTGATTTGGAAAGTCAAAAAGTTTTTTTGAGGAAAGAGATTGCTTTACATGTGAAAAGAGAGAGGGGCTATTCTTTTGGCTATATCTAATTAGGGGTACAAAAGTAATTGCGCTAAAAAAATAATCTAGAAACAAAGAGTTGGTCATTTGATCATTAGCAGATCGGATAGAATTGGTGTGTCATTTGGAGTAATTTGGGCTTGTAGAATTAGTAGAAAATATTGGGCTATTAACTAGGCCAAATTTCCTTTCTTCCTTCCAAATTCTTTGGGCTTCTAATAGtcaataataatattaaaaaaataactaactTATTTATTATACCTATTCACAATTactaatatttaaataaaatattaatcgTAAGATACTAcaatatttattaaatataatttcataatatttaaaagttattgcaaaaaatattttcactagtgatataaatgaaataaaaatgctTTTCGTGAAATGTAACAATAAATACGATTAAGGTATGAATGATAAAGACGATAGCtatagaattattattattattaataataataataataatgataataataataataatagctatAATAGttttaatattaataataaatagGCATAGTTTGTGTAAATAATATAGTAGAATAACTACCTTATATTATTAGTGATAATAGAAGCTTACAGAAATAATTTGGAAGAAAGGAGAGACAAAATTGAATGTCAACACCGCTAATGTTAAACTCAACAATATGAAGTCGACTTGGATACGATTTGAAAGGGACAGATTAAAGGAAAGAGTGGATGGCTTGAAGGCTTTAAAGAATTTGGAAGCGAACAAAGCCCGTAAATTGAAAGAGAAAGTCCTAAATATGAAAATCGTCATTATGATTTTATGGGCAATATTTATAGGATTTGTTGCTGCAATGCTAATGAACTGAAGTTGATATATGAAGTGCAACATTCAAGTTTTTGTATTGGTACTTAAGTTGTAAACAATGAAGTGTTTTAGTGATGTTTTAACTTGGTATTGGTACCAAGTCCTAAATATAAAGTCTTAACTTAGTGCCTTATTTCTGGGATATTAGGAAGTGTTTCCAGGTTCTTTAGTTCTGTTTTCAAATAGTGAACTTGGTGTATTAACTTCTTTTGCACTTGGTAATTGTAAACTTAGTTCTGCTTGGTAAATATGTACATGGTAAATATAAACTTGGTGTTTCCAGGTTCCAGACCCCACATGTTGGGATtaaactgggtttgttgttgttgttgttttcagGTTCTTTAGTCTAGAATTGTTATGTGCTTATTGAAATGAGACACTATCTATTTCATCCTTACTCATAAGAGTAGCAACAAATCGGACTGCATATTGATACACTAAAATGAGACACTGAAATGAGAAAATTTGCATTTTGCTTAATAGTAATTACATGAATGTATATTGCTTACCAGCAACACTAAAATTTGCATTTCGCTTAGCAATAACTAAATAAATCTGCCTGCATATTGCTTACCAGCAGAACTAAAATCTGCATATTGCTtactaaaacaaaacaaaacaaatctGCATTTTGATTAACAGTAAGTCAGTAACTAAACAAATCTGCCTGCATATTGCTTACCAGCAGAACTAAAATCTGCATATTACTTACTGATACTAAACAAATACTAAAATCAACTGCATAATGCTTAACTTAGCAAATTTCAGTTTGATGGACCGTTGGATGCAAAATTTTGCCCCCAAAAACTTACAGACCCTTGGTCATAATATGACCTCCAATTTACcatcaaattaaacaaaaaaatagcAGTTGATTATATCGTCAGAATGTAATAACTACAAGCCCAAAAGACTTCAACTACCACACATCATTTGTTTCTCTTCCTTGGCACCAACTTCTCAATTCTTTGCCTACTTTGCATTTCCAATTGTCTTCCAGCAATAGCAACTTTTCTCTTCCATGTGAGGCTGTCTGGTAAGTAAGGAAGATTTGATGGAACACTTAAACCATTATGATCACCTTTGATCAAGGTTGTGATGGTTGTTGTCTCTGTTGAAGCCTTGTTGTTTCTTCTAACACAACCATAGGCCTTATAGCTGGTTTTATTTCATGTTCTGGATGCTCAAAAGTAGGAAATGAACTTCTTGAAGTCTCACTATAGACACTTGGTGTAGGCATGAAAACAAACTCTAGGCCTTGACTTGTTTGAATACACTGGAGTGCAGTAAGGTTGATTTATTCTTCTGGATGTTGCCcaacttcttcatcttcatcaaacATTCTTTGCCTTTTCTCCTTGTTGGGTGGCTATTAAACAAGTTAGAGATGTTAGACAAATCCATTAATGAGTGAATGAAATTACTAAATTAATTCTTACCTTGTCACATCCCCTAGCATTATGCTTTGTCTCTCCACAATTGCTGCATGTCATAACTCTTCCCTTCCTAGAAACTCCCCACTCACCTTGACTCTTGATTGCTTCATCTTTTTGCCTTGATCTATTGATTTTAGGCCTCCCAGCCAACTTGACTAACTCAGGTGGTTTTATTACTTGAGAttcttcaacttttcaaaaaatttcacctCTGACTGGTTGCAATTTGTGTTTATAAGTAAGCATGTATGCTTCTTTGCTATACCACCAATTTATTTCCTTCAAAGGATCCATCTTCTTGTACTCAATGGCTTTAATGGCATGTGGGCATGCAATTCCAGTGAGATCTCATACCCTACATGTGCATCTCTTCATAGCCATATTGACAGTGTGCCTATCTCCCTCTTCTCTGTCTTCATATCCAAATTCACCATTGGAGTTAACAACACATCTATTAGCTATCTTGAGGTACTCATTGTATAACTTCATGCTATGTGGACTGAAAGATATAGCCCATAATCTAGCAGATTCTCCTCTCTCCCTCAACTGGTTCATTAGCTTAATCCTTATATCCTCAAGCATGTTAATGATTGGCTTCTGCCTAGCTTCTAAAATCCATACATTTACGGATTCTGTAAAATTATTGTCTACTCTTTGGTTCTTACACACTGTGTCAAAATAGGCTCTACACCAAGCTATAGGAGGATATTTGAGTAAGGCTTCTGTAGCTTCCTTATCCATTTTACCAATGCTCTTCAACTGGTCCTTGAAGTCTTCCTCATATGAGCACCATGAACACCACCAAAACAACTTCTTGAACTCATATGTTCTCCATTTTTTGCACCAGTTTGCCTCAATGTGTTTAACACAATATTTATGATTTGACTATGGAAGCACATTATGGAGTGCATGAATCAATCCatacataaaataaaagtaaattgaAATAAGAATAGTTAAAGGACATAAATAAGATAGACTTAACAGTGAGGAAATAAATAACTAGAATAGAAAGACTAGCTTCTGCATGTTTGACATGAAGGTAATTCATTCACCCACTTTGAGATCTAATTACCTTTGAAGCAATTCCAAGAACCAATTTCATGTTCTCTTAGTTTCCTTATATACAATTGCCCAAGCTAGAGGATAGGTTTGGTTATTACAGTCCAAACCAACAGCAATTAACAATTGACCTTTAGCTTTCCCTTTAAGAAAGGTCACATCCAAGCCAATGAAAGGTCTCAAACCTTCCTTAAAACTCATCTTAAGATCATGGAAGCAAATATACATTCTCAAGAATCTTCTAACACCTTGAACAAGTGCATCTTTTAACAAGTTAATCATCACATCACTCTATGGATTACTTTCTCTAAGTTCATTGGCATATGCCTCAATTTTATTGTAGCCATCTGTAAAACTGCCTTCTAGTTTCTCTAAAATCAGTCTTTTAGCCCTCTTACACTTCCATAACTGACATTTATATTAAATGCATTTTTGATATCTGCTTTCATCTCTTTAATCTTATACATATGATTATCTTGCAGCTTTTTCATTGTAATGTGCAATTGTATGATAATCAATCCTACTATTATCAAATGCTTCATCACAAGTATGCTTTGATTTTAATGTCTTTATCCTAACCCATGGAAGATTTCTAGAACAACAAAAAGGCAATCAAGAACACATTTGTACCTTAATCTTTCTTTATCACTTTTTTCTTGCTTTAAATCCTTTTTGTTTGCCGGGGCATAGAAGTTAATACGTTTTCTTGCTTCAGGTATGTCCTTGAAGCTCATACCCTTATACAATTCCTTGTAATTTTGCAGTCCAACATCAATTTCTCTATTTTTTGACATGCAATTGATTGTAATTCCTCAGAATCATACCCTACCTCATCGGGTCCGTGGTTCTGTTATACTTTGAAATGTTGGGTATACAAAATCTCTTTGGGATCGGTCTCGGTGCCATGCTCGGAGGAAAAGGCTTTTGGATTAACTCCTTGGAATCCGGCcccttcaatatcgggggtgctcccgGGATTTGGTTGACCCTGGAATTGTATGTTTCCACTTTCTTGTCAttggcctcaattttcttttcaccCGATTCCACCCGCTTCGttaatgcttcaagcattttcattACTTTGGAACTGAAAAGGTAAATCCTCCTTATaaaaaaatatcttattattttaatattatgaaATACATATCATATGAATGTCCATTAATCGTGTATATCTCCCATTACTCTTCTCCATTATATAGATAACCTCCACTACTTCTCACCATTATAGTTGTAACTCCCACACCTCCATAACCTCTCCATGGTCTTCCCACATGATCTCAATAGTTAATACCATATTGATGACATTCCTTTGTATTACCTTAATGTCATACTATAAATAAAGGGTTTGGGCACACATTGTATTCGTTTGGACAACACTTGATGAAATAAGAAAGTTCTCTCTTCCTCTCTACATATATTATCTATCTTTATCATTATGATAAAGTGCAAAACTCAAGGTCAAGTTGATCCTCAATCAAGTAAAgcatttcataatttttcaattGACACAAAGGAAGAACAAAAGTTAACATTATAAAATAGCTAACATGTAATATTTATATAATGGATATCTTTAAAGGAACTAAAGTTTTCTGCATATTGATTAGTTGGGTTAACTAAGAACAGTCAAACTAAGTGCAAGAAAGTATTTGAACAGCTTGGCATCACTGTTGAGTTATAGAATGAGAGATGCATAGTTATGATATGGCACAATTAAATATATATTCAAAGTGTTCACATTCCTAGACTTTTCTCATAGTTATAAAAAAGTActaattaatttccttaaacttccaaaaaaaaaaaatcatatggtGGAGGAACACATTCTAAAAATATTAGTTTAAAGTGTCACAATTGTCTTTATacaaaaatttagaaattaaaTATTTCCCTAgcaaaatgtaaaatcaaataaGCATAAATATTTTATGAATGGAAAATAGCATTGTAAAAGGAGAAGTTTCCGAGAAAGTCACAATCTAACTCATTTTCTGACAATTTTAGCATATGATGCCATTTTTGTGTTGATATGTTGGTTTGATTTATGAAGACCTATCTTAGCATCTAATTAGGTTGTCCATTAATTTGTGAATTGCATTACTCAGTCCATTTATTAAGTGTATTTCGATAATTGTgctttaaatttatttttgttaattCGATAAATCAATAggaataaatatttaatataaaAAGAATTTCTCTTACCATATTTTATTAAGTAGCTTTAAAAGCTTTTCATATTGTACGAGAGGATCATTAATTTCACTATGATGGTTTTGTAAATTGGAGGTCGTTTGATTTTTACAACATAAATCTTCCACTTATTGAATTAAGACAAAAAAATTAGGACTTTATGTTTGACGAAGAATTAAAATagggaaacttacacaaatgtcccaAGTAAATCTCAACTTATCAACCTCTAACCATTAGTCATAGACTTACAAAAACTAgccaacaaaaattgaaaaaccaaataatAGGGTTCTTTCTCTCAACGAATCACATGAAAAAAccaccttccatatttttaagcgtgattagcaacattagatacaagacggaaaggaaatttcatggacggggtagcaaataaggtgatgaaatacaaaaatctatacaatattccaaaaatctaaacaaaaaaggaactttttcaatgggtatagttgaaattcattgaaaatatatagataagtcaatatacaaaatttgaggaagattggaggtgatttggactggttttgtatcaaaattcgtaattaaatcgagttcaaaaaagtcttctgcgacacatgtataaAACATGTATCACGCAAGTATCTCACACACAgttatacatggatatacatgtgatacacaattgatataaatatgatacatatgtgatacatatatcattttttttatgttcagcttttacttcgaattttcaattcaaaccacctcaaaacttcaccaaatcatcccaaaaccgagattcaagctccttaagttgtgcccaatctattctaataacacccactcaaaacaaaacaaaaatttgatattttttgctacaaatagctaattggctaatttggctaatattagtaatattttatcaattggccaatttttataataagctacttataaatggacatagctggtaATTTCCCATTAAAATATAATACTATTAGAATTATCTCTAAAGGAGTATTGACTTAAAATGCTTCCAAATGTTGGGCCCGTGTCATCACGGGCCTACCCTCACCTAGTCCAAGTATAGAAGGAACAAATTTTATTCAGTGCTTTTGCATCCTAAATTAGAAAAAAAGCACCTGTTTGGCCATATATTTTGgctatattttttcaaatattttttgaaaatattgtttGTTTATGGAATATGGTCGTGTTTTgggaaaaattttgaaaaaaaaaaatcaagttccCAAAAACTGGTTTAGAGCAGTTTTTGGGTGAgtttttcttccactcacaagctttaatttttcttcaaataaaatgtatgtccaaacacttcaacttccaaaaattatttatcAACACAACTTAAACAAATcttttttttaagtttcaactAAATTTATGTGCAAACGCTAGCTTAATATCCCATTTTGCAGAATCAAGAGGATCCCAGAATGCCTAAATCCAAATATCTCAATCCAAGACTTCAATTGCTCCCAAAAAAGTAATACACCTTTGAGAAGTTATATAGGAATTTTAGCTAAACTCATCACCGAATAGAGAGGGCAAAATAAAATATTGAGAGAATTTAAATGTAATGATCCGATCGGCCGTTTTAAGCATTTGCACTTTGTTCGACCATTTGAGGGTATTAGTAGCtccgtataatgtattatgaATTCTGTGaatcatcaattttggttttcaggttattcggaatcgatttgggaAGGATGAATTTCattattgaagctttaagttggaagacttgaccaagtttgacttttgtgaatttgacctcggaacggagttttgataattccactagGTCCTGATGGAAATTTATACTTGGGCAAATGCCCGAATttacatttggatgtttctagaaggatTTAgtactaattggcgaaagttggaagtttgaaggtttggaaagttcataagtttgaccgagagttgaatttgatgatatcaggtTTGGATTGTGGTTTCGAGAACTTAAATAGTtgtgttatgtcatttgagacttgtgtacaaaatttgagttcattccgagttgatttgatgtgattcagcgtgagttttagaagttgaaagttcaaagtttatttaGGTTTGATTTGAGGCGTGATTCGTGacttttatgttgtttgatataatttgaagcttcgaagaagtttgtatcgtgttttaaTACTTATTGGTATGATTGAATGGGGTCCGAGGGGATCGAATGTGTTTTGGATTATTGTTGAGAAACTAGTTAGGTTAAGGATTTAGAGTTTCGGGTCAAGATGACATCTTTTCGgtattttgagtgcgcgagcaggttcgTGGTGTGTTATATTATTGAaacgcatatatggtttgtgtcagGAAGTTCTGAATGAGTTTTGGGCGCTAAAACGAAAATTCTTTCGTTGATGCTTTTCTggtgtaaaataattaaaatgtcatttttttatccctcaaatttccaaactacatttaaaattacaaaacatCATATCttcctcattttaaggccaaattgggtgtTCAAAAGCCTATCTTGAATGAAATTTCACAAGAAAACCATTAGaagcatcaaaagtgagttttggGATTATTTGGTACacgaaacgaggcagaacaactgggcaaaaaatatttaatatcgagggtttgttcatttggtcatattttgagttgaggagctcggatttgggcaattgtttaggcgattttcaccatatgaattggggtaaatgttctctactcggtttttagttatatttcttgaatctattttcgtttttggtaattggattgtgaattttaaagagaaaattagggattttgttCCAAAGTTTCAttgagtgaatttttgagttttgaacacctaTTCGGAGTCGAAATGAGTTGtcgaattttgtaagtttcatTGGGTTACGAGACGCAGACTCTGGTTTTACATTTTGGCCGATTTTATatttttgattaaggattcgactTTTattcatttggaattatttccttggactttatttgatgtatttgagttgcttttggttagtttcgagccgttcagagttcGGTACGCGTGGGATGTCATTCTTGGAGCATCGTTTGTCTTGCTCGGTATTTGAATTGGCTTGTTAGAGgaaagtaacacttctaaacttggtgcgagagtatgaaacctcgaattacatgttatgtgattgaagttgaggtgacgcgcatgctaggtgacgggcgtgtgggcgtgcaccgtgtaaaTTATGATTTAGCTGATTACATGAAATAATGTCGCTATCTTATCTAAATATTTTTGTTGTACACTCTGTGTTAGGACAGTTGGGTCGTAAATTATGCTAAAACTCATGTTTAGCCTATATGCTGAATCTATTGGGGCCCACAGTGATCGTTCTttgctattgagttatttgcttaattgaagttatgtactcagtcgcattcctcatttcatatcatatctcagtatctGTTATTGCACATTATCACATTTCGCATAATTGATCAGGACTGCTTAGTATGAGCgttgtgag includes the following:
- the LOC142164702 gene encoding uncharacterized protein LOC142164702, producing the protein MKKLQDNHMYKIKEMKADIKNAFNINVSYGSSDVMINLLKDALVQGVRRFLRMYICFHDLKMSFKEGLRPFIGLDVTFLKGKAKGQLLIAVGLDCNNQTYPLAWAISNHKYCVKHIEANWCKKWRTYEFKKLFWWCSWCSYEEDFKDQLKSIGKMDKEATEALLKYPPIAWCRAYFDTVCKNQRVDNNFTESVNVWILEARQKPIINMLEDIRIKLMNQLRERGESARLWAISFSPHSMKLYNEYLKIANRCVVNSNGEFGYEDREEGDRHTVNMAMKRCTCRPPNKEKRQRMFDEDEEVGQHPEE